Proteins found in one Ctenopharyngodon idella isolate HZGC_01 chromosome 16, HZGC01, whole genome shotgun sequence genomic segment:
- the fli1rs gene encoding fli-1 proto-oncogene, ETS transcription factor-related sequence isoform X3 produces MAGRSRGRWLYGANNKEALSVVSEDQSIFESPFSGPQAMHMKGEITSPAVFRQGSEDSVEPTEPDWTGSAAQNPAKRAEHINGTSRESPVDCSVTKRTRHMSNSDGGQLAYQASYPEPRSSPQTATPPSSTTEEKRVIVPADPEVWTQDHVRQWVDWAIKEYGLSDVDVSLFHTLDGKALCKMTKEDMMRLTSAYNTDILLSHLNYLRESSPTFSYPTTPTNTQPQPRLQVKAENSFEEIGRRNSWSSSALPAVPKGSPIEHQHNTRITEPPPRLSQDPYQALGPLSSRLANPGSGQIQLWQFLLELLSDSNNAAIITWEGTNGEFKMTDPDEVAKRWGERKSKPNMNYDKLSRALRYYYDKNIMTKVHGKRYAYKFDFQGISQAHQNHPPEGGVLKYQAEVPYVQTYHSHQPKMNFMGTHSTPMPVSNSNFFGPPTTYWNSATGVVYPSSPMPRHPSTHSHLNSYY; encoded by the exons ATGGCGGGGCGCTCTCGAGGCAGGTGGCTTTATGGCGCCAACAACAAG GAAGCTCTATCGGTGGTGAGTGAAGACCAGTCCATATTCGAGTCGCCCTTCAGCGGTCCCCAGGCCATGCACATGAAGGGAGAGATCACCTCGCCTGCAGTGTTCAGACAGGGTTCTGAAGACAGCGTAGAACCGACTGAGCCAGACTGGACCGGATCAGCTGCACAGAACCCTGCCAAGAGAGCAGAACACATCAACGGAACCAG CCGTGAATCCCCAGTGGACTGCAGTGTGACTAAAAGAACCCGACACATGAGTAACAGTGATGGGGGACAGCTGGCCTACCAGGCCTCTTATCCAGAGCCACGGAGTAGCCCACAGACTGCCACCCCACCCAGCAGCACCACAGAGGAGAAAAGGGTGATTGTACCAGCAG ACCCAGAAGTATGGACACAAGACCATGTGCGGCAATGGGTAGACTGGGCGATAAAGGAATACGGCCTATCCGATGTGGATGTGTCCCTCTTCCATACCCTAGATGGAAAAGCGCTCTGCAAAATGACCAAAGAGGACATGATGCGTCTTACTTCTGCATACAATACAGACATCCTGCTCTCCCACCTAAACTACCTCCGGGAGA GTAGTCCCACTTTTTCCTACCCAACAACCCCAACCAATACACAACCACAGCCTAGACTACAGGTGAAAGCTG aaaacagctttGAGGAGATCGGCAGAAGGAACAGTTGGTCCTCAAGCGCCTTGCCAGCTGTCCCAAAAG GTTCTCCAATCGAACATCAGCATAACACCAGAATTACAGAGCCTCCACCAAGACTTTCACAAG ACCCCTACCAAGCATTAGGTCCCCTTAGCAGCCGTCTTGCAAATCCAG gCTCTGGTCAGATCCAGCTGTGGCAGTTCTTGTTGGAGCTGCTGTCTGACAGCAACAATGCTGCCATCATCACCTGGGAGGGCACAAACGGAGAATTCAAGATGACCGACCCAGATGAGGTGGCCAAGCGCTGGGGGGAGCGAAAAAGCAAGCCTAACATGAACTATGACAAGCTCAGCCGTGCCCTCCGCTACTACTACGACAAGAACATCATGACCAAGGTGCACGGCAAGCGTTATGCATACAAATTTGATTTCCAGGGCATCTCCCAAGCCCACCAAAACCATCCTCCAGAAGGAGGCGTGCTCAAATACCAGGCCGAAGTGCCGTACGTGCAGACCTACCACAGCCACCAGCCAAAAATGAACTTCATGGGCACTCATTCAACCCCTATGCCAGTTTCCAATTCCAATTTCTTTGGGCCTCCTACCACCTACTGGAACTCTGCAACAGGGGTGGTCTATCCCAGCTCACCCATGCCACGACATCCCAGCACTCACTCTCATTTGAACTCATATTACTAA
- the fli1rs gene encoding fli-1 proto-oncogene, ETS transcription factor-related sequence isoform X2, with protein MDCTIKEALSVVSEDQSIFESPFSGPQAMHMKGEITSPAVFRQGSEDSVEPTEPDWTGSAAQNPAKRAEHINGTSRESPVDCSVTKRTRHMSNSDGGQLAYQASYPEPRSSPQTATPPSSTTEEKRVIVPADPEVWTQDHVRQWVDWAIKEYGLSDVDVSLFHTLDGKALCKMTKEDMMRLTSAYNTDILLSHLNYLRESSPTFSYPTTPTNTQPQPRLQVKAENSFEEIGRRNSWSSSALPAVPKGSPIEHQHNTRITEPPPRLSQDPYQALGPLSSRLANPETKPFHTKIRTTKQNSNNLPVTSTDRTVGSGQIQLWQFLLELLSDSNNAAIITWEGTNGEFKMTDPDEVAKRWGERKSKPNMNYDKLSRALRYYYDKNIMTKVHGKRYAYKFDFQGISQAHQNHPPEGGVLKYQAEVPYVQTYHSHQPKMNFMGTHSTPMPVSNSNFFGPPTTYWNSATGVVYPSSPMPRHPSTHSHLNSYY; from the exons ATGGACTGTACTATTAAG GAAGCTCTATCGGTGGTGAGTGAAGACCAGTCCATATTCGAGTCGCCCTTCAGCGGTCCCCAGGCCATGCACATGAAGGGAGAGATCACCTCGCCTGCAGTGTTCAGACAGGGTTCTGAAGACAGCGTAGAACCGACTGAGCCAGACTGGACCGGATCAGCTGCACAGAACCCTGCCAAGAGAGCAGAACACATCAACGGAACCAG CCGTGAATCCCCAGTGGACTGCAGTGTGACTAAAAGAACCCGACACATGAGTAACAGTGATGGGGGACAGCTGGCCTACCAGGCCTCTTATCCAGAGCCACGGAGTAGCCCACAGACTGCCACCCCACCCAGCAGCACCACAGAGGAGAAAAGGGTGATTGTACCAGCAG ACCCAGAAGTATGGACACAAGACCATGTGCGGCAATGGGTAGACTGGGCGATAAAGGAATACGGCCTATCCGATGTGGATGTGTCCCTCTTCCATACCCTAGATGGAAAAGCGCTCTGCAAAATGACCAAAGAGGACATGATGCGTCTTACTTCTGCATACAATACAGACATCCTGCTCTCCCACCTAAACTACCTCCGGGAGA GTAGTCCCACTTTTTCCTACCCAACAACCCCAACCAATACACAACCACAGCCTAGACTACAGGTGAAAGCTG aaaacagctttGAGGAGATCGGCAGAAGGAACAGTTGGTCCTCAAGCGCCTTGCCAGCTGTCCCAAAAG GTTCTCCAATCGAACATCAGCATAACACCAGAATTACAGAGCCTCCACCAAGACTTTCACAAG ACCCCTACCAAGCATTAGGTCCCCTTAGCAGCCGTCTTGCAAATCCAG AAACGAAACCATTCCACACCAAGATCCGAACGACCAAACAAAATTCTAACAACCTGCCCGTCACCAGCACTGACAGGACTGTGG gCTCTGGTCAGATCCAGCTGTGGCAGTTCTTGTTGGAGCTGCTGTCTGACAGCAACAATGCTGCCATCATCACCTGGGAGGGCACAAACGGAGAATTCAAGATGACCGACCCAGATGAGGTGGCCAAGCGCTGGGGGGAGCGAAAAAGCAAGCCTAACATGAACTATGACAAGCTCAGCCGTGCCCTCCGCTACTACTACGACAAGAACATCATGACCAAGGTGCACGGCAAGCGTTATGCATACAAATTTGATTTCCAGGGCATCTCCCAAGCCCACCAAAACCATCCTCCAGAAGGAGGCGTGCTCAAATACCAGGCCGAAGTGCCGTACGTGCAGACCTACCACAGCCACCAGCCAAAAATGAACTTCATGGGCACTCATTCAACCCCTATGCCAGTTTCCAATTCCAATTTCTTTGGGCCTCCTACCACCTACTGGAACTCTGCAACAGGGGTGGTCTATCCCAGCTCACCCATGCCACGACATCCCAGCACTCACTCTCATTTGAACTCATATTACTAA
- the fli1rs gene encoding fli-1 proto-oncogene, ETS transcription factor-related sequence isoform X5 yields the protein MHMKGEITSPAVFRQGSEDSVEPTEPDWTGSAAQNPAKRAEHINGTSRESPVDCSVTKRTRHMSNSDGGQLAYQASYPEPRSSPQTATPPSSTTEEKRVIVPADPEVWTQDHVRQWVDWAIKEYGLSDVDVSLFHTLDGKALCKMTKEDMMRLTSAYNTDILLSHLNYLRESSPTFSYPTTPTNTQPQPRLQVKAENSFEEIGRRNSWSSSALPAVPKGSPIEHQHNTRITEPPPRLSQDPYQALGPLSSRLANPETKPFHTKIRTTKQNSNNLPVTSTDRTVGSGQIQLWQFLLELLSDSNNAAIITWEGTNGEFKMTDPDEVAKRWGERKSKPNMNYDKLSRALRYYYDKNIMTKVHGKRYAYKFDFQGISQAHQNHPPEGGVLKYQAEVPYVQTYHSHQPKMNFMGTHSTPMPVSNSNFFGPPTTYWNSATGVVYPSSPMPRHPSTHSHLNSYY from the exons ATGCACATGAAGGGAGAGATCACCTCGCCTGCAGTGTTCAGACAGGGTTCTGAAGACAGCGTAGAACCGACTGAGCCAGACTGGACCGGATCAGCTGCACAGAACCCTGCCAAGAGAGCAGAACACATCAACGGAACCAG CCGTGAATCCCCAGTGGACTGCAGTGTGACTAAAAGAACCCGACACATGAGTAACAGTGATGGGGGACAGCTGGCCTACCAGGCCTCTTATCCAGAGCCACGGAGTAGCCCACAGACTGCCACCCCACCCAGCAGCACCACAGAGGAGAAAAGGGTGATTGTACCAGCAG ACCCAGAAGTATGGACACAAGACCATGTGCGGCAATGGGTAGACTGGGCGATAAAGGAATACGGCCTATCCGATGTGGATGTGTCCCTCTTCCATACCCTAGATGGAAAAGCGCTCTGCAAAATGACCAAAGAGGACATGATGCGTCTTACTTCTGCATACAATACAGACATCCTGCTCTCCCACCTAAACTACCTCCGGGAGA GTAGTCCCACTTTTTCCTACCCAACAACCCCAACCAATACACAACCACAGCCTAGACTACAGGTGAAAGCTG aaaacagctttGAGGAGATCGGCAGAAGGAACAGTTGGTCCTCAAGCGCCTTGCCAGCTGTCCCAAAAG GTTCTCCAATCGAACATCAGCATAACACCAGAATTACAGAGCCTCCACCAAGACTTTCACAAG ACCCCTACCAAGCATTAGGTCCCCTTAGCAGCCGTCTTGCAAATCCAG AAACGAAACCATTCCACACCAAGATCCGAACGACCAAACAAAATTCTAACAACCTGCCCGTCACCAGCACTGACAGGACTGTGG gCTCTGGTCAGATCCAGCTGTGGCAGTTCTTGTTGGAGCTGCTGTCTGACAGCAACAATGCTGCCATCATCACCTGGGAGGGCACAAACGGAGAATTCAAGATGACCGACCCAGATGAGGTGGCCAAGCGCTGGGGGGAGCGAAAAAGCAAGCCTAACATGAACTATGACAAGCTCAGCCGTGCCCTCCGCTACTACTACGACAAGAACATCATGACCAAGGTGCACGGCAAGCGTTATGCATACAAATTTGATTTCCAGGGCATCTCCCAAGCCCACCAAAACCATCCTCCAGAAGGAGGCGTGCTCAAATACCAGGCCGAAGTGCCGTACGTGCAGACCTACCACAGCCACCAGCCAAAAATGAACTTCATGGGCACTCATTCAACCCCTATGCCAGTTTCCAATTCCAATTTCTTTGGGCCTCCTACCACCTACTGGAACTCTGCAACAGGGGTGGTCTATCCCAGCTCACCCATGCCACGACATCCCAGCACTCACTCTCATTTGAACTCATATTACTAA
- the fli1rs gene encoding fli-1 proto-oncogene, ETS transcription factor-related sequence isoform X1, translating to MAGRSRGRWLYGANNKEALSVVSEDQSIFESPFSGPQAMHMKGEITSPAVFRQGSEDSVEPTEPDWTGSAAQNPAKRAEHINGTSRESPVDCSVTKRTRHMSNSDGGQLAYQASYPEPRSSPQTATPPSSTTEEKRVIVPADPEVWTQDHVRQWVDWAIKEYGLSDVDVSLFHTLDGKALCKMTKEDMMRLTSAYNTDILLSHLNYLRESSPTFSYPTTPTNTQPQPRLQVKAENSFEEIGRRNSWSSSALPAVPKGSPIEHQHNTRITEPPPRLSQDPYQALGPLSSRLANPETKPFHTKIRTTKQNSNNLPVTSTDRTVGSGQIQLWQFLLELLSDSNNAAIITWEGTNGEFKMTDPDEVAKRWGERKSKPNMNYDKLSRALRYYYDKNIMTKVHGKRYAYKFDFQGISQAHQNHPPEGGVLKYQAEVPYVQTYHSHQPKMNFMGTHSTPMPVSNSNFFGPPTTYWNSATGVVYPSSPMPRHPSTHSHLNSYY from the exons ATGGCGGGGCGCTCTCGAGGCAGGTGGCTTTATGGCGCCAACAACAAG GAAGCTCTATCGGTGGTGAGTGAAGACCAGTCCATATTCGAGTCGCCCTTCAGCGGTCCCCAGGCCATGCACATGAAGGGAGAGATCACCTCGCCTGCAGTGTTCAGACAGGGTTCTGAAGACAGCGTAGAACCGACTGAGCCAGACTGGACCGGATCAGCTGCACAGAACCCTGCCAAGAGAGCAGAACACATCAACGGAACCAG CCGTGAATCCCCAGTGGACTGCAGTGTGACTAAAAGAACCCGACACATGAGTAACAGTGATGGGGGACAGCTGGCCTACCAGGCCTCTTATCCAGAGCCACGGAGTAGCCCACAGACTGCCACCCCACCCAGCAGCACCACAGAGGAGAAAAGGGTGATTGTACCAGCAG ACCCAGAAGTATGGACACAAGACCATGTGCGGCAATGGGTAGACTGGGCGATAAAGGAATACGGCCTATCCGATGTGGATGTGTCCCTCTTCCATACCCTAGATGGAAAAGCGCTCTGCAAAATGACCAAAGAGGACATGATGCGTCTTACTTCTGCATACAATACAGACATCCTGCTCTCCCACCTAAACTACCTCCGGGAGA GTAGTCCCACTTTTTCCTACCCAACAACCCCAACCAATACACAACCACAGCCTAGACTACAGGTGAAAGCTG aaaacagctttGAGGAGATCGGCAGAAGGAACAGTTGGTCCTCAAGCGCCTTGCCAGCTGTCCCAAAAG GTTCTCCAATCGAACATCAGCATAACACCAGAATTACAGAGCCTCCACCAAGACTTTCACAAG ACCCCTACCAAGCATTAGGTCCCCTTAGCAGCCGTCTTGCAAATCCAG AAACGAAACCATTCCACACCAAGATCCGAACGACCAAACAAAATTCTAACAACCTGCCCGTCACCAGCACTGACAGGACTGTGG gCTCTGGTCAGATCCAGCTGTGGCAGTTCTTGTTGGAGCTGCTGTCTGACAGCAACAATGCTGCCATCATCACCTGGGAGGGCACAAACGGAGAATTCAAGATGACCGACCCAGATGAGGTGGCCAAGCGCTGGGGGGAGCGAAAAAGCAAGCCTAACATGAACTATGACAAGCTCAGCCGTGCCCTCCGCTACTACTACGACAAGAACATCATGACCAAGGTGCACGGCAAGCGTTATGCATACAAATTTGATTTCCAGGGCATCTCCCAAGCCCACCAAAACCATCCTCCAGAAGGAGGCGTGCTCAAATACCAGGCCGAAGTGCCGTACGTGCAGACCTACCACAGCCACCAGCCAAAAATGAACTTCATGGGCACTCATTCAACCCCTATGCCAGTTTCCAATTCCAATTTCTTTGGGCCTCCTACCACCTACTGGAACTCTGCAACAGGGGTGGTCTATCCCAGCTCACCCATGCCACGACATCCCAGCACTCACTCTCATTTGAACTCATATTACTAA
- the fli1rs gene encoding fli-1 proto-oncogene, ETS transcription factor-related sequence isoform X4: MDCTIKEALSVVSEDQSIFESPFSGPQAMHMKGEITSPAVFRQGSEDSVEPTEPDWTGSAAQNPAKRAEHINGTSRESPVDCSVTKRTRHMSNSDGGQLAYQASYPEPRSSPQTATPPSSTTEEKRVIVPADPEVWTQDHVRQWVDWAIKEYGLSDVDVSLFHTLDGKALCKMTKEDMMRLTSAYNTDILLSHLNYLRESSPTFSYPTTPTNTQPQPRLQVKAENSFEEIGRRNSWSSSALPAVPKGSPIEHQHNTRITEPPPRLSQDPYQALGPLSSRLANPGSGQIQLWQFLLELLSDSNNAAIITWEGTNGEFKMTDPDEVAKRWGERKSKPNMNYDKLSRALRYYYDKNIMTKVHGKRYAYKFDFQGISQAHQNHPPEGGVLKYQAEVPYVQTYHSHQPKMNFMGTHSTPMPVSNSNFFGPPTTYWNSATGVVYPSSPMPRHPSTHSHLNSYY; this comes from the exons ATGGACTGTACTATTAAG GAAGCTCTATCGGTGGTGAGTGAAGACCAGTCCATATTCGAGTCGCCCTTCAGCGGTCCCCAGGCCATGCACATGAAGGGAGAGATCACCTCGCCTGCAGTGTTCAGACAGGGTTCTGAAGACAGCGTAGAACCGACTGAGCCAGACTGGACCGGATCAGCTGCACAGAACCCTGCCAAGAGAGCAGAACACATCAACGGAACCAG CCGTGAATCCCCAGTGGACTGCAGTGTGACTAAAAGAACCCGACACATGAGTAACAGTGATGGGGGACAGCTGGCCTACCAGGCCTCTTATCCAGAGCCACGGAGTAGCCCACAGACTGCCACCCCACCCAGCAGCACCACAGAGGAGAAAAGGGTGATTGTACCAGCAG ACCCAGAAGTATGGACACAAGACCATGTGCGGCAATGGGTAGACTGGGCGATAAAGGAATACGGCCTATCCGATGTGGATGTGTCCCTCTTCCATACCCTAGATGGAAAAGCGCTCTGCAAAATGACCAAAGAGGACATGATGCGTCTTACTTCTGCATACAATACAGACATCCTGCTCTCCCACCTAAACTACCTCCGGGAGA GTAGTCCCACTTTTTCCTACCCAACAACCCCAACCAATACACAACCACAGCCTAGACTACAGGTGAAAGCTG aaaacagctttGAGGAGATCGGCAGAAGGAACAGTTGGTCCTCAAGCGCCTTGCCAGCTGTCCCAAAAG GTTCTCCAATCGAACATCAGCATAACACCAGAATTACAGAGCCTCCACCAAGACTTTCACAAG ACCCCTACCAAGCATTAGGTCCCCTTAGCAGCCGTCTTGCAAATCCAG gCTCTGGTCAGATCCAGCTGTGGCAGTTCTTGTTGGAGCTGCTGTCTGACAGCAACAATGCTGCCATCATCACCTGGGAGGGCACAAACGGAGAATTCAAGATGACCGACCCAGATGAGGTGGCCAAGCGCTGGGGGGAGCGAAAAAGCAAGCCTAACATGAACTATGACAAGCTCAGCCGTGCCCTCCGCTACTACTACGACAAGAACATCATGACCAAGGTGCACGGCAAGCGTTATGCATACAAATTTGATTTCCAGGGCATCTCCCAAGCCCACCAAAACCATCCTCCAGAAGGAGGCGTGCTCAAATACCAGGCCGAAGTGCCGTACGTGCAGACCTACCACAGCCACCAGCCAAAAATGAACTTCATGGGCACTCATTCAACCCCTATGCCAGTTTCCAATTCCAATTTCTTTGGGCCTCCTACCACCTACTGGAACTCTGCAACAGGGGTGGTCTATCCCAGCTCACCCATGCCACGACATCCCAGCACTCACTCTCATTTGAACTCATATTACTAA